The nucleotide window AGCCATCGGCTGTTTAATAGTGGTAAAACGTGCGTTTTTTCTTTATCGCTAACTTTAAAAATTCATGAATGTGTTTTACAGGGGTCtataaatatttcaataataaaaattTGTTTAGTATTTGATATGAAATAGAATTTGATTGATTTCATTTAATGTTGTCGGTGAATGGCTCGTTTTGACATTTCCATGATGTGAATTTAGAGACATCTGCTGGTGAACGGTGGAAATGCAGGCAGATGACAGCAATGGGTTAAAAAGCGCAACGTTACAAAGTAAAATCTTCAAAAAGAATGTATAAAGgaataaaagggatagtttacaaaaaatcatattaaactgttaaaattttgtttaaaatacgGGGAAAAGCGTGATGTACCTGTTTCCTGTCATGAGTCAGCTGACCTGAAGCAAACCAATTGGATTGCGGCTCTCAGGAAGACAAACTGAAGTCACGCGGCAACTGTTACAAGTCTACATGTGTTCAGAGACAAGATACATACATGAATACCGAGGTAAGTCTGCTTTTACATTTTACTTATATTTTCTGATTACTGACCTGCAGAGCGAAAATTGAAAGTGACTATCACTCACGTAATTTTATTGGGATTGAGTGAATTGTTTGGCTGCTTTGGATAACAGTTTTCAGCTAGAAACTGCACATATTACTCTGATATATTTACACTTTTGTCTTAACCAGGTGTCGGTTCTGTACTTTGCAAAAAGTGCCGAATTAACGGGGCTTAAATCGGAGAATATAACTATTCCGTCAAATACAACCTCTCTACAACTGTGGCAGGACTTGGAGAAGAGACATCCAAGGTACATTTTTTAATGCAACAATATTTTTGTTGGACTTCCACAGTGATTATGTCACAGCCCCACTCTTTTCTTAAagaacagaaaatatatatatatatatatataaaaaaaaaaacatgccagtgcaaaataaataaagtcatttatgctgcctttggtAGGGCACGTAGATCATGTACAGTcacatagatatacagtatatggaaataTATATTATTCAAAGTTTAATAACATTTCAAACTATTTGACTGGACATTAACAAATTATTTGATATGCGCTGTTTAATGAAAAGTGTTGCATTTTCTTTTAATGTTCAGCAAGGTTTCTTGAAATTGtatcttttgtattttttaattgtaatgcAGTATATATTGTAATCTGAACAGCAGTCAATGTCACATTTGATCACAATCAGTAACTTTAGTGCCGTGTTTCATTTCCCTGTCCATACTACGTACTCTTTCACTGCTTACTATTTTAGCATGGGACCAGAGCTGCATCTAGAGACAAGATTATCAGAGACTTTGGGCTAGGCTTTTTTAGACCTGGGCCAgtgagcaaccacctagcaaccaccttgtGCTCCCTAGCAGCCACATAGTAATTtgttaacaaccactcagaacacattagaaATAGTATGGcatccacccacaacaccttagcattgtggcagctagttttgcatgggcaaacctTATTCACAGTTGCTTCAGAAGATGTAAAAGTCTAGTAAAGTTGTTTCTTCTGTTTGCCAGACTCTCTGTGTTACGGGATCAGGTGGTGCTGGCAGTGCGTCAGGAGTACGTGCCTCTTGGTGAACAGCCCTTGACCCTCAGACAGGGGGACGAGGTGGCAATTATACCGCCCCTTAGTGGAGGGTAGAGGAATTATTGAGGTGGGTATCAAGTCTGAACTGTTTGTATTTGTCTGCCTGTATCTATGTCTAATGTAATTTTTGTACAGGTATGGCTGAAGATGGAGGTCAAGATCTGATTACGCTAACAACTGACAAGCTTTCTGCTGATGCTGTTTCTGAATCTGTAACGTGTGCCTCCTGTGGAGCTATTTCTCTGTTTATTGGTAAGTCCTTCCTTTACACTGTATTTAGTAGGGATGTGGGAAAACTGAATCATGATTCGTTCTCAAACAATTCTGAATCAAAGCACAAAAATTCATAAATGGAATTGTAAAGAAATTATTAATGAATTTGTTTTTGAAAAgcatatgaaagaaaaaaaattcaaatgtatacatttttagcGTTAAGATAGTAATCTAGCTAGTGCGATTGTAATTAAAAAGGGTCACAACCTAACCACACccatgattagttttaaccaatcatcaatgctctttgACTAGCTGAGTTCTCTTAGGTCATTGTGcgcaaacaggagaaatatcgCCAAATGAACACCTTAGCGGAACAAAAACGGATGTATTACCCACTTTAAGTAATCCAAAGAATTGtgcggagccccttagaggacagggtgggaatttttttctgaaatagtgttccctcgcaataagttttgcattccctcccaatagtttgcgttccctcacagtaagtattgcgttccctcgcaatttccctcgcagtaagttttgcgttccctcgcagtaagttttgcgttccctcccaatagtttgcgttccctcgcaatttcCCTCACAGTAAgtattgcgttccctcgcaatttcCCTCGCAgtaagatttgcgttccctcgcagaaAGTATTGctttccctcgcagtaagttttgcattccctcgcaatttccttcgcaatagtttgcgttccctcgcaattccCCTCGCGATAGCGTTCCCTTgcattaagttttgcgttccctcgcaatacattttgcattccctagAACGGTTGGCATTCcgttgcaataagttttgcgttaccatggttttactacagtaaccacattttaaccatgatattcatagtgaaaccatagtgataatacaggaaaacaaaaactatgggaataaaaatcttaaatttgtggttattatagttttactatacaaataccataatttaactatggttttactattgcAATAATGTAGACcgcagtaaccatagttttttaaTATGTGTTTCTATAGTAATTTTGTAGTTACCATGACTGGTAAcaaaccatgcttttactatagtaatattgaagtAACTATGAAAATTACGTTAGGTAACaaagtttttttggcagaaaccatggttttaatacagtatactgtatccatatagtgaccatggttttactatagattaaccatgataATTCTTATAccatagtatttgtagtaaaaccataataaccacaaaattattttattaccgTAGctttgtgagtgagagtgtgaatgtggtTGTCTGTGtggttgccctgtgatggactggccacttgttcaaggtgtttccctgccttctgcCCGAGATAGCTggaataggctccagcactacacGTGACCTTACATACAGGGTTTGTACAAGGTGCTTGAattacttgaatttggctttttcaaatttaagtcccggaaaacccttgaaaatagcaatttctaccaagaggtgct belongs to Myxocyprinus asiaticus isolate MX2 ecotype Aquarium Trade chromosome 43, UBuf_Myxa_2, whole genome shotgun sequence and includes:
- the LOC127433494 gene encoding molybdopterin synthase sulfur carrier subunit — translated: MNTEVSVLYFAKSAELTGLKSENITIPSNTTSLQLWQDLEKRHPRLSVLRDQVVLAVRQEYVPLGEQPLTLRQGDEVAIIPPLSGG